A single Anabas testudineus chromosome 10, fAnaTes1.2, whole genome shotgun sequence DNA region contains:
- the zgc:162144 gene encoding RD3 domain-containing protein: MFPWSAVFSLEPKVPGQRTTEELVTNTLMLELGAMVKRTERIRLERATEGRRRRRSSSSTADYSWLANNPTPQPYELTPNDLLELQDLCAKIPPAQCGPLIVRFRRLVSQMEPEVHEVPRLFRSVLRDCVDEVNGNEDVQTDTVIEKQQRSKSLSFVTFRTKFRTGHFFKGTGMRGSRGNLQQQVDWSDEEEDGEGEEEAIKARARKGRSKSMPEITPMEQSAQG, translated from the exons ATGTTTCCTTGGTCTGCAGTCTTCTCCCTTGAGCCCAAAGTGCCCGGCCAGCGCACTACTGAGGAGCTGGTAACTAATACTCTGATGCTGGAGCTGGGGGCCATGGTGAAGCGCACTGAACGCATCCGTTTAGAACGGGCGACAGAGGGACGACGCCGCCGGCGCAGCTCCTCCTCTACAGCTGACTACAGCTGGCTGGCGAACAACCCGACCCCACAGCCCTATGAGCTGACCCCCAACGacctgctggagctgcaggacCTCTGTGCCAAGATCCCTCCTGCACAGTGTGGCCCTCTGATAGTCAG GTTCAGGAGGCTGGTGTCACAGATGGAGCCTGAGGTTCACGAGGTTCCCCGGCTGTTTCGCTCAGTGCTGCGAGACTGTGTGGACGAGGTCAATGGAAATGAAGAtgttcagacagacacagtgattGAGAAGCAGCAGCGCAGCAAGAGCCTCTCCTTTGTTACGTTCCGCACAAAGTTTCGTACGGGGCATTTCTTCAAGGGCACGGGTATGAGAGGCTCCAGGGGgaatctgcagcagcaggtggactggtcagatgaggaggaggacggagaaggggaggaggaggccaTCAAGGCCAGGGCCAGGAAGGGAAGGAGTAAAAGCATGCCAGAGATCACCCCCATGGAGCAGAGTGCTCAGGGGTGA